From one Aquicella siphonis genomic stretch:
- a CDS encoding glycosyltransferase family 2 protein — MLPNQREFMLKNKTIFISCVVPVYNEEAVIVSFIESLQAVLSSLTERFEIIIVDDGSRDHTMEKVRSLPKDFHVKLLGLSRNFGKEVALTAGIEHSGGDVVILMDADFQHPLNLLPVFLHHWAEGYDMVYGVRTHRASESYIKRHLAHLFYWVMQKITKIDIPNNAGDFRLMDRKIIQALNAFPERTRFMKGLYAWVGYQAIGVPFEVMDRAGGKSSWRFSKLTELAITGITSFSDVPLRIWGFVGFIISLLALVYAIYIITVTMIYGADLPGFPTLVVAIMFLGGIQLLSIGILGEYIARIFTEVKQRPKYLLQIKDGFDE, encoded by the coding sequence ATGCTGCCCAATCAACGTGAATTCATGCTGAAAAACAAGACAATTTTCATCTCGTGCGTCGTGCCTGTTTATAACGAGGAGGCAGTCATTGTTTCTTTTATCGAATCTCTGCAGGCTGTATTGAGCAGCCTCACGGAGCGGTTCGAAATTATTATTGTGGATGATGGCAGTCGTGATCATACCATGGAGAAGGTCCGGTCTCTTCCCAAGGATTTCCATGTCAAATTACTCGGGTTGTCGAGAAATTTTGGCAAGGAAGTGGCCCTGACCGCCGGCATAGAGCATAGCGGCGGCGACGTGGTGATTTTAATGGATGCGGATTTTCAGCATCCTCTTAACCTGCTTCCGGTGTTTTTGCATCATTGGGCTGAAGGGTACGACATGGTTTATGGCGTGCGTACTCACAGGGCTTCCGAATCCTATATCAAACGCCACCTTGCTCACCTGTTTTATTGGGTCATGCAAAAAATAACAAAAATTGATATACCCAATAATGCGGGTGATTTCCGTTTAATGGACAGAAAAATCATCCAGGCGCTAAACGCGTTTCCTGAACGCACCCGCTTCATGAAGGGCTTATACGCATGGGTGGGCTATCAAGCCATAGGTGTTCCCTTTGAAGTCATGGATCGCGCGGGCGGCAAAAGTTCCTGGCGCTTTTCCAAGCTGACGGAGCTTGCGATCACAGGCATCACTTCATTTTCCGATGTCCCATTGCGAATATGGGGTTTTGTTGGTTTTATCATTTCACTGCTGGCATTGGTATACGCCATTTATATCATCACCGTTACCATGATATATGGCGCGGACTTGCCCGGCTTTCCCACGCTGGTGGTTGCCATTATGTTTCTGGGGGGAATACAGCTGCTTTCAATCGGAATACTGGGTGAATATATCGCCCGCATTTTCACCGAGGTCAAACAGCGTCCCAAATATTTACTTCAAATTAAAGATGGTTTTGATGAATAA